Proteins from a genomic interval of Vicinamibacterales bacterium:
- a CDS encoding DUF5916 domain-containing protein: MAWAQSAFDIKTIDPDTFRAIAFKLADGQQPKIDGKLTDEAWALAPVQGNFVQREPDYGQASSEKTEFRVLYDDKTLYFGVWVWDDDPAGIMASEMKRDAGLNKGDQIKITIDTFHDHRNAFYFSTNPLGAYKDANTVENGRTINYDWNAVWDNKTTVDDKGWYIEIAIPLSQLRFRTTIGESLWGINLCRILFRKNEESYWVPFPREWGASGFARVSNAGLLSGLKNLKSRRRVEFVPFVLPTASRDYLSHAEGKALRHGSGQADAKYGGDFKIGLTNDLIADFTYHTDFAQVEADQEVVNLTRFSLFFPEKRQFFTESAGIFDFGKAVAGLGGESAANDPGLLALFYSRRIGLVDGQQIPLIGGGRVTGRIGQFAVGVLNIESEEETLNTRQIANANYTAVRVKRNVLAKSSIGALVLNSANGISDYNRAIGLDAGLVLGRYVTLTSLFAKTFSPGVVSGSDVASGFSRTSAGVVDFLWKHDKFSYGAQYQDIGAQFNAEMGYIPRLDIRAGKVRGGWTPRPRWRGVRQLMFNGTTDYYENHGGRVDSRTSEFEAHMQRQDTSSARVSVTREYDNLSASFTTAGTTLPVGAYSWTTATASYSSNRTRRVFGTVGGDAGGYYNGDRQAIRANLTIQVGKTLLFEPNYTHNRVQLPGRADYSSNVLNFRVSHSFSPDFYLKSFVQYNDDRKTASFNFLWWYHYKPGSDLYVVYNQGWDIDVPLTSRQVPDASSRVRSRSLAVKMTYWLAR, from the coding sequence GTGGCATGGGCGCAATCTGCGTTCGATATCAAGACCATCGATCCCGACACCTTTCGCGCCATCGCGTTCAAGCTGGCCGACGGCCAGCAGCCGAAAATTGACGGCAAGCTGACCGACGAAGCCTGGGCACTGGCGCCGGTGCAGGGCAACTTCGTGCAGCGCGAGCCCGACTACGGGCAGGCCTCGTCCGAGAAGACCGAATTCCGCGTGCTCTACGACGACAAGACGCTGTACTTCGGCGTCTGGGTCTGGGACGACGACCCGGCCGGCATCATGGCCAGCGAAATGAAGCGCGATGCCGGGCTGAACAAGGGCGATCAGATCAAGATCACCATCGACACCTTCCACGATCACCGCAACGCCTTCTACTTCAGCACCAACCCGCTCGGCGCCTACAAGGACGCCAACACCGTCGAAAACGGCCGCACCATCAACTACGACTGGAACGCGGTGTGGGACAACAAGACGACGGTGGATGACAAGGGGTGGTACATCGAGATTGCCATCCCGCTCAGCCAGCTGCGCTTCCGCACCACGATCGGCGAATCGCTGTGGGGCATCAACCTGTGCCGCATCCTCTTCCGCAAGAACGAGGAGTCGTATTGGGTGCCGTTTCCGCGCGAGTGGGGGGCGTCGGGATTCGCGCGCGTCTCGAACGCCGGCCTGTTGAGCGGGTTGAAGAATCTGAAGTCGCGCCGGCGCGTGGAGTTCGTGCCGTTCGTGTTGCCGACCGCGTCGCGCGACTACCTGTCGCACGCCGAGGGCAAGGCCCTTCGACATGGCTCAGGGCAAGCCGACGCGAAGTACGGCGGCGATTTCAAGATTGGCCTCACCAACGACCTGATCGCCGACTTCACCTACCACACCGACTTCGCCCAGGTCGAAGCCGACCAGGAGGTGGTGAACCTCACCCGCTTCAGCCTGTTCTTCCCCGAGAAGCGGCAGTTCTTCACCGAGAGCGCCGGCATCTTCGACTTCGGCAAGGCCGTGGCGGGACTGGGTGGGGAGTCGGCGGCCAACGATCCCGGGTTGCTCGCGCTGTTCTATAGCCGGCGTATCGGCCTGGTCGATGGCCAGCAGATTCCCCTCATCGGCGGCGGCCGCGTCACCGGGCGGATTGGCCAGTTCGCGGTGGGCGTGCTGAACATCGAGAGCGAGGAAGAGACGCTCAACACCCGCCAGATTGCGAATGCCAACTACACCGCCGTGCGCGTGAAGCGCAACGTGCTGGCCAAGTCGAGCATCGGCGCGCTGGTGCTCAACAGCGCCAACGGCATCTCGGACTACAACCGCGCGATTGGCCTCGATGCGGGCCTCGTGCTCGGCCGCTACGTCACCCTCACCAGCCTGTTCGCGAAAACGTTCTCTCCGGGGGTGGTGTCCGGCTCCGATGTGGCGTCCGGCTTCAGCCGGACCTCGGCAGGCGTCGTCGATTTCCTCTGGAAGCACGACAAGTTCAGCTACGGTGCGCAGTACCAGGACATCGGCGCGCAGTTCAACGCCGAGATGGGCTACATCCCGCGCCTGGACATCCGCGCTGGAAAGGTGAGGGGCGGTTGGACCCCGCGGCCCCGGTGGAGGGGCGTGCGGCAGCTGATGTTCAACGGCACCACCGACTACTACGAGAACCACGGCGGCCGCGTCGATTCGCGGACCTCCGAATTCGAGGCGCACATGCAGCGGCAGGACACGTCGAGTGCGCGGGTCTCGGTGACGCGCGAGTACGACAACCTGAGCGCGTCATTCACGACCGCCGGCACCACCTTGCCGGTGGGCGCCTACTCATGGACGACGGCGACCGCCAGTTACTCGTCGAACCGGACCAGGCGCGTGTTCGGCACCGTGGGGGGCGATGCGGGTGGCTACTACAACGGCGACCGCCAGGCCATTCGCGCCAACCTGACCATCCAGGTGGGCAAGACGCTGCTGTTCGAGCCCAACTACACGCACAACCGGGTGCAGCTCCCCGGCCGCGCCGACTACTCGAGCAACGTCCTCAACTTCCGCGTCAGCCACTCGTTCTCGCCGGACTTCTACCTCAAGAGCTTCGTCCAGTACAACGACGACCGCAAGACGGCGAGCTTCAACTTCCTGTGGTGGTATCACTACAAGCCGGGCAGCGACCTCTACGTGGTCTACAACCAGGGCTGGGATATCGATGTGCCGCTGACCTCGAGACAGGTTCCCGACGCCTCGTCGCGCGTCCGCAGCCGCTCGCTCGCGGTGAAGATGACGTACTGGCTGGCGAGGTAA
- a CDS encoding DedA family protein, whose product MEYLIDLFLHLDVHLAEFVAQYGIWVYAGLFTVIFAETGLVVTPFLPGDSLLFAAGALAAAGAMDITLVFVLIAVAAILGNTVNYAIGRVIGPRVFGATDTQGLLHKLLNRQHLDKAHQFFEKHGGIAVVSSRFAPIIRTFVPFVAGAAAMNASTFVFYNVVGGLLWTAVCVGAGYAFGNVPVIKENFSLVAIGIVLVSMLPMVIEVMRHRRETVK is encoded by the coding sequence ATGGAATACCTGATCGATTTGTTTCTTCACCTCGACGTTCACCTGGCGGAATTCGTCGCGCAGTACGGCATCTGGGTCTACGCGGGTTTGTTCACGGTGATCTTCGCGGAGACCGGCCTCGTCGTCACACCCTTTCTTCCCGGCGACTCGCTGCTGTTTGCGGCCGGGGCGCTGGCCGCCGCCGGCGCCATGGACATCACGCTGGTGTTCGTCCTGATTGCAGTGGCCGCCATCCTCGGCAACACCGTCAACTACGCCATTGGCCGGGTGATTGGACCGCGGGTGTTCGGCGCCACCGACACGCAGGGCCTGCTGCACAAGCTGCTCAATCGACAACACCTCGACAAGGCCCACCAGTTCTTCGAAAAGCACGGCGGCATCGCCGTGGTCTCGAGCCGCTTCGCGCCCATCATCCGCACGTTCGTGCCCTTCGTCGCCGGCGCGGCCGCCATGAACGCCTCCACGTTCGTCTTCTACAACGTCGTCGGCGGGCTGCTGTGGACCGCGGTCTGCGTCGGCGCCGGCTACGCGTTCGGCAACGTCCCGGTGATCAAGGAGAACTTCTCGCTGGTCGCCATCGGCATCGTGCTGGTCTCGATGTTGCCGATGGTGATTGAAGTGATGCGACACAGACGGGAGACCGTCAAGTGA
- a CDS encoding M15 family metallopeptidase yields MAAVWAQDGPPKDPNATRTADLVELVKLDPTIKLDIRYAGTNNFLGKPVYQEARAFLQRPAAEALLAAHKDLAKDGYGLLIHDGYRPWAITKLFWDMTSGFQREFVANPKTGSKHNRGCAVDLSMYDLATGQVVEMPGGYDEMTPRSYPDYTGGPPEARARRDRLRQAMERHGFTVEPNEWWHFNYKDWTQYPILDIAFSAIR; encoded by the coding sequence GTGGCCGCTGTGTGGGCACAGGACGGTCCGCCGAAGGATCCGAATGCCACCCGCACGGCGGACCTGGTGGAGCTGGTGAAGCTCGATCCTACGATCAAGCTCGACATCCGCTACGCCGGCACCAACAACTTTCTCGGCAAGCCGGTCTACCAGGAGGCGCGCGCCTTCCTGCAGCGGCCCGCCGCGGAGGCGCTGCTGGCCGCGCACAAGGACCTCGCGAAAGACGGTTACGGCCTGCTGATCCACGACGGCTACCGGCCGTGGGCCATCACCAAGTTGTTCTGGGACATGACCAGCGGCTTTCAGCGTGAGTTCGTCGCCAACCCCAAGACCGGGTCAAAGCACAATCGCGGCTGCGCGGTTGACCTGAGCATGTACGACCTGGCGACGGGGCAGGTGGTGGAGATGCCGGGCGGCTACGACGAGATGACGCCGCGGTCGTATCCCGACTACACCGGCGGCCCGCCGGAGGCGCGCGCCAGGCGCGACCGTCTCCGCCAGGCGATGGAGCGTCACGGGTTCACCGTGGAGCCCAACGAGTGGTGGCATTTCAACTACAAGGATTGGACGCAGTACCCAATCCTCGACATCGCCTTCAGCGCGATTCGGTAG
- a CDS encoding OmpA family protein codes for MKRTSHVLLGVLALSIAAVPAAAQQKDAANCKDHPLLTRIPDYWIQACTLKQFDGFAFSIGQGKTARVEGQFTNIRYQPPANLTIKPSTLQVLRNVENAVKEIGGTVVATDSSKETLKLTKDGRELWIEVWADFTGQYILTIVEKAGMVQDIVANAGAFASGLRTTGHIAVEGIYFETGKSELKPESAPAIAEVAKLLKADASLNLYVVGHTDNVGALEGNIKLSQDRAQSVVQAIVRTPGIEAARLKAYGDGPYAPVASNDSEEGRAKNRRVELVKR; via the coding sequence ATGAAAAGAACATCGCACGTGCTGCTGGGCGTTCTCGCCCTGTCGATTGCCGCCGTCCCCGCTGCGGCGCAACAGAAGGACGCCGCCAACTGCAAGGACCACCCGCTCCTTACCCGGATACCCGACTACTGGATTCAGGCGTGTACGCTGAAGCAGTTCGACGGATTTGCGTTCAGCATCGGCCAGGGAAAAACAGCCCGGGTGGAAGGCCAGTTCACGAACATCAGATACCAGCCGCCTGCCAATCTCACGATCAAGCCAAGCACGCTGCAGGTGCTGCGGAACGTTGAAAACGCCGTGAAGGAAATCGGGGGGACCGTCGTTGCGACCGATTCGAGCAAAGAAACCCTGAAGCTCACCAAGGACGGCAGGGAGCTGTGGATCGAAGTATGGGCCGATTTCACGGGCCAGTACATCCTGACCATCGTGGAGAAGGCGGGGATGGTCCAGGACATCGTCGCCAACGCCGGTGCGTTCGCCAGCGGCCTCAGGACGACGGGCCACATCGCGGTCGAGGGAATCTACTTCGAGACCGGCAAGTCCGAACTCAAGCCCGAATCGGCGCCGGCGATTGCGGAGGTGGCGAAGCTCCTGAAGGCCGACGCGAGCTTGAATCTCTACGTCGTCGGCCACACCGACAACGTGGGCGCCCTGGAGGGGAACATCAAGCTCTCCCAGGACCGCGCCCAGTCGGTCGTGCAGGCGATCGTTCGCACGCCCGGTATCGAGGCTGCGCGCCTCAAGGCCTATGGCGATGGTCCCTATGCGCCCGTGGCCTCGAACGACTCAGAGGAAGGACGGGCGAAGAACCGTCGCGTCGAACTCGTGAAGCGGTAG
- a CDS encoding HEAT repeat domain-containing protein — MTDTQPAVEIARGHFLAAGFHELQRRYARFTMRRTIRQQAAERAAALTALGQRAWDEQIDLSSFSELRDRLTALDARVGEISQTKSALESRKASLEQERRAEVDTFTSRRQAVLDKKNPIDAALGQFRSRKAGCERTMAHAEARLAAIPAEFAAVDRDLAAGGADPAKAQTATGRRSRLAAEQAELGPKLTAARSELPGLAAEDRRLSAESQECASQIAGIDAEQKAALGRIDGELGRVRSGLDGAAQQSNTAQQERREHFGRLGESLYDARVNASVLSEQTARVAAIDRARAESEATLERSLAVTRTLVPGTMGKFWGAVAGVLVLVIVLASIANRSANRAAEDRTASESAGAAKTSPQSPFANAQQTGTDVVRRFAQMGTESPPQLRADAVRILKADLEMIGSTADPAYLPILVPVLRSDDPELRKAAADAIGLIGPTDEETAELKRLLNDPVPGVAAAARRALAERPR; from the coding sequence ATGACGGACACGCAGCCCGCCGTCGAGATCGCGCGCGGACACTTCCTGGCCGCCGGCTTTCACGAGCTGCAGCGCCGATATGCCCGCTTCACGATGCGCCGGACGATTCGGCAGCAGGCGGCGGAGCGCGCGGCGGCGCTGACGGCGCTGGGACAGCGTGCGTGGGACGAACAGATCGATCTCTCGTCGTTCTCCGAGCTGCGCGATCGGCTGACGGCGCTCGATGCGCGCGTCGGCGAGATTTCGCAGACCAAGAGCGCGCTCGAGAGCAGGAAGGCCTCGCTCGAGCAGGAACGGCGCGCGGAGGTGGACACGTTCACCAGCCGTCGGCAAGCGGTGCTCGACAAGAAGAATCCGATAGACGCCGCCCTCGGTCAATTCCGGTCGCGCAAAGCCGGGTGCGAGCGGACGATGGCCCATGCTGAAGCACGCCTCGCCGCAATCCCCGCGGAGTTCGCGGCCGTCGATCGCGACCTGGCTGCGGGCGGCGCGGATCCCGCGAAGGCGCAGACGGCCACCGGGCGACGGTCACGGCTCGCCGCGGAACAAGCCGAACTGGGACCGAAGCTGACGGCAGCACGCAGCGAACTGCCCGGCCTTGCGGCCGAAGATCGCCGGCTGTCGGCCGAGAGCCAGGAATGCGCCTCGCAGATCGCCGGCATCGACGCCGAGCAGAAGGCCGCGCTCGGGCGGATCGACGGAGAGTTGGGCCGTGTGCGATCCGGGCTGGACGGCGCCGCACAGCAGTCGAACACCGCGCAGCAGGAGCGCCGCGAACATTTCGGACGGCTCGGAGAGAGCCTGTACGATGCGCGGGTCAACGCGTCCGTCCTATCCGAGCAGACGGCACGGGTCGCCGCGATCGATAGGGCCCGTGCCGAAAGCGAAGCCACGCTCGAGCGCTCGCTGGCCGTGACACGAACGCTGGTGCCGGGAACGATGGGCAAGTTCTGGGGCGCGGTCGCCGGCGTGCTGGTGCTGGTGATCGTCCTGGCCTCGATCGCGAATCGCTCGGCGAATCGAGCCGCTGAAGATCGCACCGCCAGCGAATCTGCTGGCGCAGCGAAGACATCGCCGCAATCACCGTTCGCCAACGCGCAACAGACCGGGACCGACGTCGTCCGCCGCTTTGCGCAGATGGGCACCGAGAGCCCGCCGCAACTGCGCGCAGACGCCGTTCGCATCTTGAAGGCGGATCTGGAGATGATCGGCTCCACCGCCGATCCGGCCTACCTGCCGATTCTGGTGCCTGTCTTACGGAGCGACGACCCGGAACTGCGCAAGGCGGCGGCCGATGCGATCGGCCTCATCGGCCCGACTGACGAGGAGACGGCTGAACTCAAGCGCCTATTGAACGATCCCGTCCCTGGCGTGGCTGCGGCCGCGCGCCGCGCGCTCGCCGAGCGGCCGCGGTGA
- a CDS encoding calcium-binding protein produces MKTPLLVVCAAAGLLLVGADRATAQPACNDQPATIVGTEGPDVLAGTPGDDVIVGLGGDDVIRGGDGNDIICGGPGNDEIHGGSGMDHIFGDEGNDRLFGDAEWDAINGGDGNDFIDGGEGDANGCPASFSFDTNGTLVRTAGVACGLRGGPGNDEIHGGPGVDLIYGDAGDDRLFGGAGLDAIHGGEGNDDIEGGDGDANGCGDEICGLHGGPGNDVIHGGPGIDLIYGDGGDDRLFGQGGLDAIHGGEGADFIDGGEGDANGCGSDICGLHGGPGNDEIHGGSGMDLMFGDGGNDRLFGEANWDSIGGGEGNDFIDGGEGDDRGCGVYWAPGPNGTTIRMSGLDCGLHGGPGDDEIHGGPGMDLIFGEAGDDRVSGEAGSDHIDGGGGDDIIDGGDGDDQMEAGDGVDQCSGGAGADKCDGGSPSGDDDTDCNDPDTCSADTEKRTHCNKPCAEEETTDQDNQDARNARRERVQQAVDRVRTYGQSIH; encoded by the coding sequence ATGAAGACACCCCTGCTCGTTGTGTGTGCGGCGGCCGGCCTGCTCTTGGTGGGCGCCGATCGCGCGACGGCTCAGCCCGCGTGCAACGACCAGCCTGCGACGATCGTCGGCACTGAGGGCCCCGATGTCCTCGCCGGCACGCCCGGCGACGATGTCATCGTCGGACTCGGCGGCGACGATGTCATCCGCGGCGGAGACGGCAACGACATCATCTGCGGCGGACCGGGCAACGATGAGATCCACGGCGGATCCGGGATGGATCACATCTTCGGCGACGAGGGAAACGACCGGCTGTTCGGCGACGCCGAGTGGGATGCGATCAACGGCGGCGATGGCAATGACTTCATCGACGGCGGCGAGGGCGACGCCAACGGGTGCCCCGCTTCTTTCAGCTTCGACACCAACGGCACACTCGTGCGCACCGCGGGAGTCGCGTGCGGGCTGCGCGGCGGACCGGGCAACGACGAGATCCACGGCGGGCCCGGCGTCGATCTGATCTACGGCGACGCCGGTGACGACCGCCTGTTCGGCGGCGCGGGGTTGGACGCGATCCATGGCGGTGAGGGCAACGACGACATCGAGGGCGGCGACGGCGACGCCAACGGATGCGGCGACGAGATCTGCGGCCTACACGGCGGGCCGGGCAACGACGTGATCCACGGTGGCCCGGGCATCGATCTGATCTACGGCGACGGCGGTGACGACCGCCTGTTCGGCCAAGGGGGGTTGGACGCGATCCATGGCGGCGAGGGCGCCGACTTCATCGACGGCGGCGAGGGCGACGCCAACGGATGCGGCAGCGACATCTGCGGCCTGCACGGCGGACCGGGCAACGATGAGATCCATGGCGGATCCGGGATGGACCTCATGTTCGGCGACGGGGGAAACGACCGGCTGTTCGGGGAGGCCAACTGGGACTCCATCGGGGGCGGCGAGGGAAATGATTTCATCGACGGCGGCGAGGGCGACGACAGGGGCTGCGGCGTGTACTGGGCTCCGGGCCCCAATGGCACGACCATCCGCATGTCCGGGCTCGACTGCGGCCTGCACGGCGGGCCGGGTGACGACGAGATTCACGGTGGCCCAGGGATGGATCTGATCTTCGGTGAAGCCGGAGACGACCGCGTGTCCGGGGAGGCCGGATCGGATCACATCGACGGCGGCGGGGGCGACGACATCATCGACGGCGGTGATGGGGACGACCAGATGGAGGCCGGAGACGGCGTCGACCAGTGTAGCGGCGGCGCCGGTGCGGACAAGTGCGACGGCGGATCGCCGTCCGGCGACGATGACACCGACTGCAACGATCCGGACACCTGCTCGGCCGACACCGAAAAGCGCACGCATTGCAACAAGCCGTGCGCCGAGGAGGAGACGACCGACCAGGACAATCAGGACGCACGAAACGCGCGGCGGGAGCGCGTCCAGCAGGCGGTGGATCGAGTTCGCACTTACGGCCAGTCGATTCATTGA
- a CDS encoding tetratricopeptide repeat protein has protein sequence MAALIVLGAALVYANAFQGLFHLDDAAILRDPRISSVTDYVAHLPGMIRPALRFSFLVDRAVWGENPSGYHLLNVLFHIGSVFFFYLIARHLAGGDPGPSRRASREIVPVWAALLFLVHPIATETVTYVSGRATGMMAFFYLAGLYCYLRATAATRPSEARVASWPYAAAIACFALSLLSKEIAITFPLALLLVEFVARRRRGSQFRQAVWRFHLPFWGVLAGFLCAAALTPRYVYLLSVSRHIRPISENLIAQVHAVAYALTLFVLPGRLSIEHNFAPAGSLFVWPAFGSLLLIAALVAVAVACVRKHPIVAFGLFWFLLQLLPTNSVLARYDLLSERNLYLAAPGLFFAIASSWSACIAWVMESMPRPAARVSQASAYVLPFVLVPLLAMATVDRNAVYASPVRFWADAVRKAPSKARPHVNLGYAYYLAGDFDKAISEFRRALAIDRDDPVAQANLLAVWKLKETE, from the coding sequence GTGGCCGCCCTGATCGTCTTGGGAGCGGCGCTCGTCTACGCCAATGCGTTTCAGGGTCTGTTTCATCTCGACGACGCGGCGATCCTCCGAGATCCGCGGATCTCGAGCGTGACGGATTACGTGGCCCACCTGCCGGGAATGATCCGCCCCGCGCTGCGATTCAGCTTCCTCGTCGATCGCGCGGTCTGGGGCGAGAACCCCTCGGGCTATCACCTGCTGAATGTGTTGTTCCACATCGGCAGCGTCTTCTTCTTCTATTTGATCGCGCGGCATCTCGCCGGCGGCGATCCGGGTCCTTCGCGTCGTGCGTCAAGGGAGATTGTCCCCGTCTGGGCCGCGCTGCTGTTTCTCGTTCACCCGATCGCCACCGAGACCGTCACCTACGTCTCGGGACGCGCCACCGGCATGATGGCGTTCTTCTATCTGGCAGGGTTGTACTGCTATCTTCGCGCGACCGCCGCCACGAGACCATCCGAGGCCCGCGTCGCGTCCTGGCCGTACGCGGCTGCGATCGCGTGCTTCGCGCTGTCGCTGCTCTCGAAAGAGATCGCCATTACATTTCCGCTGGCGCTGCTGCTCGTCGAGTTCGTCGCGCGACGGCGGAGGGGTTCCCAATTCCGGCAGGCCGTCTGGCGCTTCCATCTTCCGTTCTGGGGCGTGCTGGCCGGCTTCCTGTGCGCTGCCGCGCTGACGCCGCGCTACGTGTATCTGCTCAGCGTCAGCCGTCATATCCGTCCGATATCCGAGAACCTGATCGCGCAGGTCCACGCCGTGGCCTACGCGCTGACCCTGTTCGTGCTTCCGGGCCGTCTCAGCATCGAGCACAACTTCGCCCCGGCTGGTTCCCTCTTCGTGTGGCCGGCGTTCGGCTCGCTGCTGCTGATCGCGGCGCTTGTGGCAGTGGCAGTGGCGTGCGTGCGCAAACACCCAATCGTGGCGTTCGGCCTCTTCTGGTTCCTCCTCCAGCTTCTGCCCACCAACAGCGTCCTCGCTCGCTACGATCTGCTGAGTGAGCGCAACCTGTATCTGGCAGCGCCGGGCCTCTTTTTCGCGATTGCCTCCTCATGGTCGGCGTGTATCGCATGGGTGATGGAGTCGATGCCGCGTCCAGCGGCGCGCGTCTCGCAAGCCTCCGCGTATGTTCTTCCGTTTGTCCTCGTTCCGCTTCTCGCTATGGCGACGGTGGACCGCAACGCCGTCTACGCGTCGCCGGTCCGGTTCTGGGCCGATGCCGTGCGGAAGGCGCCGTCGAAAGCGAGGCCGCACGTCAATCTGGGATACGCGTACTACCTCGCTGGCGATTTCGACAAGGCGATTTCGGAATTTCGACGGGCGCTGGCGATCGATCGCGACGATCCGGTGGCACAGGCCAACCTGCTCGCTGTCTGGAAACTGAAGGAGACCGAGTGA